The proteins below are encoded in one region of Citrobacter enshiensis:
- a CDS encoding flagellar biosynthesis anti-sigma factor FlgM, translated as MNITSPNGSFPENSLQNAYAKQTQVASEIAASEKNVPQQVNAPTNVAKDQKLGTKGPNDAPFTLPPTECPADVPVNAPVSAALARALADELRQFPDIDHAKVADVMEQLNSDKFAVSNDALADAMMNFYQSGR; from the coding sequence ATGAACATTACATCACCAAACGGGAGCTTTCCCGAAAACTCACTGCAGAATGCCTACGCTAAACAAACGCAGGTAGCGTCGGAAATCGCGGCAAGTGAAAAAAACGTTCCTCAGCAGGTCAACGCGCCGACAAACGTCGCGAAAGATCAAAAGCTCGGAACAAAGGGACCGAATGACGCGCCGTTCACCCTGCCGCCAACAGAGTGTCCTGCCGATGTGCCGGTGAATGCCCCGGTGTCCGCAGCACTGGCCCGGGCGCTTGCCGATGAGCTACGCCAGTTTCCCGATATTGATCATGCCAAAGTGGCTGACGTCATGGAGCAGCTCAACAGCGATAAGTTCGCCGTGAGCAACGATGCCCTCGCCGACGCCATGATGAACTTCTATCAAAGTGGGAGATAA
- a CDS encoding flagellar protein FlgN, whose amino-acid sequence MSNATDRLRQLIVDINQDVVSWQQMELLLKEQHSNLIRRNNPAIHHNNEQQVQLLDTLRSRAERRVKLLHAFGLQASTSDLQRLANKLPAAISEKLVDQWQTLETSVVRCKKLNDHNGRLLANQQLLIRKLLNTQEDFYQPAT is encoded by the coding sequence GTGAGCAACGCGACCGATCGCCTGCGCCAGTTGATTGTGGATATCAATCAGGATGTCGTCTCCTGGCAGCAGATGGAACTGTTGCTCAAGGAGCAGCACAGCAACCTGATTCGCCGCAATAATCCGGCTATCCATCACAACAATGAACAACAGGTGCAACTGTTGGATACCCTGCGTAGCCGGGCTGAACGGCGTGTGAAACTGCTGCACGCTTTCGGATTACAGGCCAGCACGAGCGATCTGCAACGGCTGGCCAACAAATTGCCTGCGGCGATTTCAGAAAAGTTGGTAGACCAGTGGCAAACCCTGGAAACCAGCGTCGTTCGCTGCAAAAAACTCAATGACCACAATGGCCGACTGCTGGCGAATCAACAGCTGTTGATCCGTAAACTGCTCAACACGCAAGAAGATTTCTACCAACCCGCAACCTGA
- the fliE gene encoding flagellar hook-basal body complex protein FliE: protein MNTINDSQQAMMQRMTTMQTAAQQPLFASQQQNNTQNTSFESVFHAALNGVDSHQQNAANLATQIETGASDDLTGAMIASQKASLSFSALTQVRNKLMTAYDEVMKMPL, encoded by the coding sequence ATGAACACGATTAATGACTCACAGCAGGCAATGATGCAGCGGATGACAACGATGCAAACGGCTGCCCAGCAACCGCTGTTTGCCTCCCAACAGCAAAACAACACGCAAAACACCTCCTTCGAGAGTGTCTTTCATGCGGCCCTGAATGGGGTGGACAGCCACCAGCAAAACGCAGCCAACCTGGCGACGCAAATCGAAACGGGTGCCAGCGACGACCTGACTGGCGCGATGATCGCCAGTCAGAAAGCCAGTCTCAGTTTTTCGGCCCTTACCCAGGTCCGCAACAAACTGATGACGGCCTATGACGAAGTCATGAAGATGCCTTTGTAA
- a CDS encoding FliG C-terminal domain-containing protein has translation MNEEYEQQPLKSAEQAGLLLLTLSEHQAGNILRSLSREHVQDIVRAMAEVGHVKNQHLDMALQRMFIDYRELSGISRASRGFLERTLDVALGPELAKGVINDVYGEQIRETMHQLQWISPSLIAANLQHEMLPLQATFLALLPQDVSAEVMKHLPQAQHDRLILNMANLREINQNMVAELEKIIQQCLTMVQQGVQTSVSGVEQAAGLISRYPGNSAKLLETVREHDQGLAEEIENSMYRFSILERQPEATIVRLCQEVEPEVWARAFKGASPSLRQAILRCLPKRQANAIQEQMQVMGGLPASVVRGAEAEIMAKVRELIADNENAEGGEPFEFRLFEEKVLE, from the coding sequence ATGAATGAAGAGTACGAGCAACAACCGCTCAAAAGTGCCGAACAGGCAGGTCTACTGCTGTTAACACTGAGCGAGCACCAGGCTGGCAACATTCTGCGCAGCCTGAGTCGGGAACATGTACAGGATATCGTCCGGGCCATGGCAGAAGTCGGCCATGTCAAGAATCAGCACCTGGACATGGCTTTGCAGAGGATGTTCATCGACTATCGCGAACTTAGCGGCATCTCTCGTGCCTCCCGTGGCTTTCTTGAGAGAACGCTCGATGTCGCCCTTGGGCCAGAACTGGCCAAAGGGGTGATCAACGACGTTTACGGAGAACAGATTCGGGAGACCATGCATCAGTTGCAGTGGATCTCCCCCAGCCTGATCGCCGCCAATCTGCAGCATGAAATGCTGCCGTTGCAGGCAACCTTCCTCGCGTTGCTGCCGCAGGACGTCTCTGCCGAGGTGATGAAGCACCTGCCGCAAGCGCAGCACGACAGACTGATTCTGAACATGGCGAATTTGCGGGAAATTAACCAAAACATGGTGGCGGAGCTGGAGAAAATCATTCAGCAGTGCCTGACCATGGTCCAGCAAGGCGTTCAAACGTCGGTGAGCGGTGTCGAACAAGCGGCGGGCCTGATTTCCCGTTACCCAGGTAACAGCGCCAAATTGCTTGAGACCGTGCGCGAACATGACCAGGGACTGGCTGAAGAAATTGAGAACAGCATGTATCGCTTCTCCATTCTTGAGCGCCAGCCTGAGGCCACTATCGTCAGACTCTGCCAGGAAGTGGAGCCAGAGGTGTGGGCCAGAGCCTTCAAAGGGGCGTCGCCGTCCCTGCGTCAGGCCATACTGCGCTGCCTGCCGAAACGCCAGGCCAATGCAATTCAGGAACAGATGCAGGTCATGGGCGGCCTCCCCGCCAGCGTGGTCAGAGGTGCGGAAGCGGAGATCATGGCTAAAGTGCGTGAGCTCATCGCAGACAATGAAAATGCAGAAGGCGGCGAGCCTTTCGAGTTTCGCCTCTTTGAAGAGAAGGTGTTGGAGTAA
- a CDS encoding FliH/SctL family protein, with amino-acid sequence MSQPGKKDGPPRSVHRYHFPPLSQQEPLPEEQPYASPQQIAAKYQALMEEGRDAGFAQGLRQGLEQGHPLGQERGFQVGMQEGREAGSQQAYEESKPKLDDAFHQVGQLYDSLEATLQETLTGQRETLCRLISQICRQVLRAELALNPTQILGLIEETLAMLPKPQGAISIRLDPGTHTLLKACAPDALKHWDLQSDPLLSAGSFHIQTGLAEAESQLDARIDLCVDQLRRQLVDTPELNALEAPAITAKSPTISSTITPHNLPWRQEETFSSLSLPADKFSDEDLKA; translated from the coding sequence ATGTCACAGCCTGGCAAAAAAGACGGACCCCCACGCAGTGTCCATCGCTACCATTTTCCACCGCTATCCCAGCAGGAGCCCCTGCCGGAGGAGCAACCTTATGCCTCCCCACAACAGATCGCGGCCAAATATCAGGCCCTGATGGAAGAGGGTCGCGATGCCGGTTTTGCGCAAGGGCTGCGCCAGGGGCTGGAGCAAGGCCATCCTCTGGGCCAGGAGCGTGGATTTCAGGTGGGCATGCAGGAAGGGCGAGAAGCCGGGAGCCAGCAAGCTTACGAAGAGAGCAAACCTAAACTGGATGACGCGTTTCATCAGGTCGGCCAGCTCTATGATTCCCTTGAGGCCACACTGCAAGAGACGCTGACCGGGCAAAGGGAAACCCTCTGTCGCCTGATTTCACAGATCTGCCGACAGGTACTGCGCGCCGAACTCGCGCTCAATCCGACGCAGATCCTTGGGCTTATCGAAGAGACCCTGGCGATGTTACCGAAGCCGCAGGGCGCGATTTCCATCCGCCTGGATCCAGGCACCCACACGCTGCTCAAGGCATGTGCGCCGGACGCACTGAAACACTGGGATCTGCAATCCGATCCCCTGCTTTCCGCCGGTAGCTTCCATATTCAGACGGGGCTTGCTGAAGCGGAAAGCCAACTGGATGCACGCATCGATCTGTGTGTCGATCAGTTGCGTCGTCAGTTGGTCGATACCCCAGAGCTGAACGCGTTAGAGGCGCCCGCCATCACCGCGAAAAGCCCGACGATATCCTCCACAATCACGCCGCATAACTTGCCCTGGCGCCAGGAAGAGACCTTCTCTTCCCTTTCGCTGCCCGCAGACAAGTTCAGCGACGAAGACTTAAAAGCTTAA
- a CDS encoding sigma-54-dependent transcriptional regulator produces MILLLESDKVCADEILTHLSEEYARRVVWQPGLLDIASLSTTIPSLVILGRGLSQVQALSYIRQLHTLPILLISPMDQAEWASTALGNGVSDYLLYPFSLQQLNQQITSLLNANSLQTRGMIMSSPTSRRLLMMAHRVALAEAPVLIRGETGTGKEMLAQFIHTNSSRKEGPFVAVNCAAIPENMLEAILFGYVKGAFTGAYTGQAGKFELANNGTLFLDEIAEMPPPLQAKLLRVLQEWEVERLGSNKVIPLNVRLITATNQNLREAVSQGRFREDLLYRLDILPLVIPPLRQRREELDRLIAHFVQKHGDQAFAHAIKLSPCAQKALLAHNWPGNIRELENRVQRALVMCRSTVLLAADFDLPSVPPTQEIIVAAPQTQVELTPSASLQESRKHGEFQHILDTLRHCRGHRSMTAKALGITPRALRYKLAEMRQRGIITDDA; encoded by the coding sequence ATGATCTTGCTGCTTGAATCAGATAAAGTGTGCGCAGACGAAATTCTCACTCATCTCAGTGAAGAATATGCTCGTCGCGTAGTCTGGCAGCCAGGTTTGCTGGATATAGCCTCTCTAAGCACCACTATCCCGAGCCTGGTCATTCTGGGCCGGGGTCTGTCTCAGGTGCAGGCCCTTAGCTATATTCGCCAGTTGCATACGTTACCTATCCTGTTGATTAGCCCAATGGATCAAGCCGAATGGGCCAGCACGGCCTTAGGCAACGGCGTCAGTGATTATTTGCTCTATCCCTTTAGTCTCCAGCAACTGAATCAACAGATAACCAGCCTGCTCAATGCAAACTCGCTGCAGACCCGCGGCATGATCATGAGTTCGCCGACCTCCCGCCGTCTGTTGATGATGGCGCATCGGGTTGCTCTGGCCGAAGCGCCTGTGCTCATCAGAGGCGAAACGGGGACGGGCAAGGAGATGTTGGCCCAATTTATCCACACTAACTCCAGCCGGAAAGAAGGCCCCTTTGTGGCCGTCAACTGCGCCGCGATTCCCGAGAACATGCTGGAAGCCATCCTGTTTGGTTACGTTAAAGGGGCGTTCACCGGCGCTTACACCGGACAAGCCGGTAAGTTTGAACTGGCCAACAACGGCACCCTCTTTCTGGATGAGATTGCAGAGATGCCTCCCCCTCTGCAGGCGAAGCTGCTGCGCGTGTTGCAGGAGTGGGAAGTCGAACGACTGGGAAGCAACAAGGTCATTCCACTCAATGTCCGACTCATCACGGCCACCAATCAGAATCTGCGGGAAGCGGTGAGTCAGGGGCGTTTTCGCGAGGACCTTCTCTATCGTCTGGATATTTTGCCGCTCGTCATTCCTCCCCTGCGCCAGCGCCGGGAAGAACTGGACCGATTGATCGCTCACTTCGTGCAAAAACACGGGGATCAGGCGTTTGCTCACGCCATTAAATTAAGCCCGTGCGCGCAGAAAGCCTTATTAGCGCACAACTGGCCCGGCAATATTCGGGAACTGGAGAACCGCGTACAGCGTGCGCTGGTGATGTGCCGCAGCACGGTGCTGCTCGCGGCTGATTTCGATTTACCGTCTGTTCCACCTACGCAGGAAATTATTGTTGCCGCCCCACAAACTCAGGTTGAACTGACCCCTTCGGCCTCCCTACAGGAGAGCCGCAAACACGGTGAGTTCCAACACATTTTAGACACGCTACGCCATTGCCGCGGACACCGGAGTATGACCGCCAAAGCCCTTGGCATTACCCCCAGAGCTCTGCGCTACAAACTCGCCGAGATGCGGCAAAGAGGCATCATCACTGATGATGCGTAA
- the fliF gene encoding flagellar basal-body MS-ring/collar protein FliF: MRQKFKTIWDNISKPLPAITLLRNKVPQLMLLGMLTCLIAVLVVLFLWSSQGNYRPLYGQQERFDSAQIMAILDQEHIAYRLLDTTGQVLVEEDKLSQARMLLAAKGVQAKLPVGLESLEKESTLGTSQFVENARYRRGLEGELARTIMSMQGIDFARVHLAIPDKMIFLRGNEEKPSASVMLELSAANSRMEPGQVLAIVNLVKGSVSNLTTENISVVDQYGHLLTQDLNDELSGTRLTSHQLDYQKQVERSYERRVSEMLQPVLGANNYKVQVTAHLIFDNVEETRESLDKSPVVREERLQKDASQGGQLSGIPGALSNRPPVTDPQQQGNQAQTPPATAERLINEKDEQQRRYDVGRTITHTKYQQGRLNNLSVSVVLNQTVSPEKGWSAEQLTNIRQMALDAVGFDQTRGDQLSLNVFPFSEDGINPALDSQWWQEPVLLIYARYLVATILGLCLIFFVIRKLMQHLIQRSPANGSDNAENASATQVTSDKRESEESEYFRKHNRNLAFDKVRLNELPDTNSPLRDKLAHLQLLADHDPKRVAEVLEQWMNSR, from the coding sequence ATGAGGCAAAAATTCAAAACGATTTGGGACAATATCAGCAAGCCGCTGCCCGCAATCACCCTATTACGGAATAAAGTACCCCAGCTCATGCTATTGGGCATGTTGACCTGTCTGATAGCAGTACTCGTCGTACTGTTTCTCTGGTCTTCCCAGGGGAATTACCGGCCCCTCTATGGTCAGCAGGAGCGCTTCGACAGTGCTCAAATCATGGCCATCCTCGATCAGGAACACATTGCTTATCGTCTGTTGGATACGACAGGACAGGTGTTGGTTGAAGAAGATAAATTATCGCAGGCGCGAATGTTGCTGGCGGCAAAAGGCGTACAGGCCAAACTGCCGGTAGGACTGGAATCGCTGGAGAAAGAGTCAACCCTGGGCACCAGTCAGTTCGTTGAAAATGCCCGTTACCGTCGTGGGTTAGAGGGAGAGCTGGCGCGCACCATCATGAGCATGCAGGGGATTGATTTTGCCAGGGTCCATCTGGCTATCCCGGACAAAATGATCTTCCTGCGTGGCAATGAGGAGAAACCGTCGGCCTCCGTGATGCTTGAGCTTTCCGCTGCAAACTCCCGGATGGAGCCAGGGCAAGTGCTGGCTATCGTGAACCTGGTCAAAGGCAGCGTCTCCAATCTCACCACCGAAAACATCTCTGTCGTCGATCAGTATGGTCATCTGCTGACACAGGATCTCAACGATGAACTTTCCGGAACCCGGTTGACCAGCCATCAACTCGACTATCAGAAGCAAGTTGAGCGCAGTTATGAACGTCGCGTCAGCGAGATGCTGCAACCCGTGCTCGGTGCCAACAATTACAAGGTGCAGGTCACGGCACACCTGATCTTCGACAACGTGGAAGAGACCCGGGAATCCCTCGACAAGAGTCCTGTCGTACGCGAAGAACGTCTGCAAAAAGACGCCTCGCAGGGAGGCCAGTTGAGCGGGATCCCCGGCGCCCTGAGCAACCGTCCGCCGGTCACAGACCCACAGCAACAGGGCAATCAGGCACAAACGCCACCCGCCACGGCTGAGCGTCTGATTAATGAGAAAGATGAGCAGCAGCGTCGCTATGATGTGGGACGCACCATCACCCACACCAAATACCAGCAGGGGCGTCTGAATAATCTCAGTGTCTCCGTGGTACTGAATCAGACCGTGTCACCGGAAAAAGGCTGGAGCGCTGAGCAACTGACCAATATCCGGCAGATGGCGCTGGATGCGGTGGGCTTCGATCAGACGCGTGGCGACCAGCTCAGCCTGAATGTGTTTCCTTTCTCGGAAGATGGCATCAATCCTGCACTGGATAGCCAATGGTGGCAGGAGCCGGTTTTGCTGATCTACGCCCGTTATCTGGTCGCCACCATTCTCGGTCTGTGTCTCATATTCTTTGTGATCCGCAAGTTGATGCAGCACCTGATCCAACGCTCCCCGGCGAATGGCAGCGATAACGCAGAGAACGCCTCTGCCACACAAGTGACGTCCGACAAGAGAGAAAGCGAAGAGAGCGAATATTTCAGAAAACACAACCGCAATCTGGCGTTTGATAAAGTTCGCCTGAATGAACTTCCAGACACGAATTCGCCTTTGCGGGATAAATTGGCCCACTTGCAGTTGCTGGCGGACCACGACCCCAAACGCGTCGCCGAAGTATTAGAACAGTGGATGAATAGCAGGTGA
- a CDS encoding FliI/YscN family ATPase gives MRALKTLLNQLEKDEYRVPPARIYGRLVRVTGLLLEVTGCPLSIGQRALVETSNSTWIESEVVGFNQDRTFLMPVEQVTGLFPGARVSPLQEDSELVVGPALLGRILDGLGRPLDGLGPLTGERISLHQPPLNPLARQPITTPLDVGVKAINGILPLGRGQRIGLFAGSGVGKSVLLSMMTRYTDADVVVVGLIGERGREVAEFLQHTLGEAGRRKAVVVVAPADVSPLLRLRASQVCHRIAESFRDQGKHVLLLMDSLTRYAIAQREIALSLGEPPATKGYPPSVFTQLPQLVERAGNGYHPEGSLSAIYTVLVEGDDHNDPIADAARAILDGHIVLRRDIAEQGIYPAIDVAASASRVIPLICATAQVQQIQRFRRYYSLYQQVRELIPLGGYQAGHDEEMDKAVTLFPQMLEYLQQPAQEGVNLQQTQTLLQALMEEDKR, from the coding sequence ATGCGCGCCCTGAAAACGTTGCTTAATCAACTTGAAAAGGACGAGTATCGGGTGCCTCCCGCCCGGATTTACGGGCGGCTGGTGCGCGTCACGGGCCTGCTGCTGGAGGTGACAGGGTGCCCCCTTTCTATTGGGCAACGCGCACTCGTTGAAACCAGCAATAGCACCTGGATCGAGAGCGAAGTGGTGGGTTTTAATCAGGATCGCACCTTTCTGATGCCCGTCGAGCAAGTTACCGGCCTGTTCCCTGGCGCCCGCGTCTCACCACTGCAAGAAGACAGCGAACTGGTGGTCGGGCCCGCGCTGCTCGGCCGCATCCTGGATGGTCTGGGTCGCCCTCTGGACGGTCTCGGCCCTCTGACGGGAGAACGCATTTCTTTGCATCAACCGCCGCTGAATCCGCTCGCACGCCAGCCCATCACCACCCCTCTGGATGTCGGCGTGAAGGCCATCAACGGCATATTGCCGCTGGGTCGCGGCCAACGAATCGGACTGTTTGCGGGCAGCGGCGTGGGCAAGAGCGTGCTGCTCAGCATGATGACCCGTTATACCGATGCTGACGTGGTGGTGGTCGGTCTGATCGGGGAGCGCGGACGCGAAGTTGCCGAATTCCTGCAACATACGCTCGGGGAAGCGGGACGCCGTAAGGCGGTTGTCGTGGTCGCCCCTGCCGACGTTTCTCCCTTGCTCAGACTCAGAGCCTCCCAGGTCTGTCACCGGATTGCCGAAAGCTTTCGCGATCAGGGCAAGCACGTGCTGCTGCTGATGGACTCCCTGACCCGTTATGCCATCGCCCAGCGCGAAATCGCCCTGTCGTTGGGTGAACCGCCAGCCACCAAAGGATATCCCCCTTCTGTCTTCACCCAGTTGCCGCAACTGGTGGAACGGGCAGGCAATGGCTATCACCCGGAAGGTAGCCTCAGCGCCATCTACACCGTGTTGGTCGAAGGGGATGACCACAACGATCCGATCGCGGACGCCGCGCGGGCGATCCTCGACGGTCACATTGTCCTGCGCCGTGATATCGCCGAACAGGGGATTTATCCGGCCATTGATGTCGCCGCATCGGCCAGTCGCGTCATTCCGTTAATCTGCGCCACCGCCCAGGTTCAGCAAATCCAACGGTTTCGCCGCTATTACAGCCTGTATCAACAGGTGCGCGAACTGATCCCGCTGGGCGGCTATCAGGCCGGTCACGACGAGGAAATGGACAAAGCCGTGACCCTGTTCCCGCAGATGCTGGAGTATTTACAGCAGCCTGCCCAAGAGGGGGTAAACCTGCAACAGACCCAGACGTTGCTACAGGCGCTAATGGAGGAAGATAAACGATGA